One genomic segment of Salvelinus sp. IW2-2015 unplaced genomic scaffold, ASM291031v2 Un_scaffold4111, whole genome shotgun sequence includes these proteins:
- the LOC112076893 gene encoding NACHT, LRR and PYD domains-containing protein 12-like → MSLSGEREEETTASKMSISGEREEETTASKMSLSXEREEGTTASKMTQDNSSKSVQKPRAESPTTSLLSMKSDQPPAFSQEPLPDDNKEVESLDSEDALKITRNLLDRRSQTLLTVQQDIKAKLKHKYQHISEGIGHHGNQSXFKDIYTELYITEGGSGGLNNEHEVRQIEMASKKQTTQETSIKCNDIFKPLPGQDKXXRTVLTKGIAGIGKTVSVQKVILDWADGKANQDVHFMFPLPFRDLNLKKDQYSLMQLLSHYFPELKEIDIIKDDKTKT, encoded by the exons atgagtctctctggggagagagaggaggagaccactgcctctaaaatgagtatctctggggagagagaggaggagaccactgcctctaaaatgagtctctctgMggagagagaggaggggaccaCTGCCTCCAAAATGACTCAAGACAACAGTTCTAAGAG TGTCCAGAAGCCCAGAGCAGAGTCACCTACAACCAGCCTGCTATCAATGAAGAGTGATCAGCCACCTGCTTTCAGCCAGGAACCATTACCAGATGACAATAAGGAAGTGGAGAGTTTGGACAGTGAGGATGCATTAAAGATCACACGCAACCTTCTGGACAGAAGAA GTCAAACTCTGCTGACAGTCCAACAAGACATTAAGGCTAAACTGAAACACAAGTATCAACACATATCTGAAGGAATTGGACACCATGGAAACCAAAGTCRGTTCAAGGAcatctacacagagctctacatcacagagggtggaaGTGGAGGGCTCAATAATGAACATGAGGTTAGACAGATAGAGATGGCATCCAAGAAACAAACCACACAAGAGACATCAATCAAATGCAATGACATCTTCAAGCCTTTACCTGGACAAGACAAAKCWAWCAGAACTGTGCTGACAAAAGGAAtcgctggcattggaaaaacagtctctgtgcagaAGGTCATCCTTGACTGGGCAGAYGGAAAAGCAAATCAGGACGTTCATTTCATGTTTCCTCTTCCTTTCCGTGATCTGAACCTGAAAAAGGACCAATACAGTCTGATGCAACTTCTTTCCCACTACTTCCCAGAGCTGAAAGAGATTGACATCATTAAAGATGataaaacaaaaact